A window of Vibrio ishigakensis contains these coding sequences:
- a CDS encoding DUF3461 family protein — MYPHLTGLGINEPGQIERYSLRQEAHKDVLKIYFKKQKGELFAKSVKFKYPRQVKNVLVSGGNAQYRQVTEINRNLTLVIDELNTITKPVKVQELDVKQKILTDLRHLEKVVSSKIAEIEADLEKLK; from the coding sequence ATGTATCCACACCTAACAGGCCTTGGTATTAACGAGCCTGGACAGATTGAGCGCTATTCTCTTCGTCAAGAAGCGCACAAAGATGTACTTAAGATTTATTTTAAAAAACAAAAAGGCGAGCTATTCGCTAAAAGCGTTAAGTTTAAATACCCAAGGCAGGTGAAGAATGTCTTGGTTTCAGGGGGCAATGCCCAATACCGTCAGGTTACCGAGATCAACCGTAACCTCACCCTAGTTATCGATGAGCTAAACACTATTACTAAGCCAGTTAAGGTTCAGGAATTGGATGTGAAGCAGAAGATACTGACCGACCTTCGTCACCTGGAAAAGGTGGTTTCGAGCAAGATCGCCGAGATCGAAGCGGATCTAGAAAAACTGAAATAA